From the genome of Silurus meridionalis isolate SWU-2019-XX chromosome 20, ASM1480568v1, whole genome shotgun sequence, one region includes:
- the sst2 gene encoding somatostatin 2: MSSSPVRLALALMCLVSAVGVVSCGRPHMVLNSALDEVHNVPLGDEVPERLTLPELQWMLSNNELTPVQVEEAPLSRMELVRRDNTVTAKPHNCMNYFWKSRTAC; this comes from the exons ATGTCGTCTTCACCAGTCcgtctcgctctcgctctcatGTGCCTGGTCTCAGCCGTCGGTGTCGTCTCCTGCGGCCGGCCTCACATGGTCTTGAACTCGGCTCTGGATGAGGTTCACAATGTCCCACTAGGAGATGAG GTCCCAGAGAGACTCACTCTTCCTGAGCTCCAGTGGATGCTCAGTAACAACGAGCTCACCCCTGTTCAGGTGGAAGAAGCCCCTCTCAGCAGGATGGAGCTTGTCAGGAGAGACAACACAGTGACGGCCAAACCACACAACTGCATGAATTACTTCTGGAAGTCCAGGACAGCATGCTGA